Proteins encoded within one genomic window of Stigmatella aurantiaca:
- a CDS encoding FHA domain-containing protein — MNDRAGFLTQVRSPLLVWETPPAQSHELQWVTHSGVCSQRPTSSDPLIFEVRKVEHARPSGLAFGITVGRAANNDIMLDDSTVSRFHASFQQEERTGVWYLNDAESQNGSFVDGARVSPRLPAPLTSGASLGFGDVRVLFLLPESFVDWVFTRMVRSFPGAPPAGKLNR; from the coding sequence TTGAATGACCGGGCCGGCTTTCTCACGCAGGTGCGCTCGCCCTTGCTGGTGTGGGAGACGCCGCCGGCTCAGTCGCACGAGCTGCAGTGGGTGACGCACTCGGGCGTCTGCTCGCAGCGTCCCACCTCGTCGGATCCGCTCATCTTCGAGGTGCGCAAGGTCGAGCATGCCCGGCCCTCGGGCCTGGCGTTTGGCATCACCGTGGGGCGCGCGGCCAACAACGACATCATGCTGGATGACTCCACGGTGAGCCGCTTCCACGCCTCCTTCCAGCAGGAGGAGCGCACGGGGGTGTGGTACCTGAACGATGCGGAGAGCCAGAACGGCTCCTTCGTGGATGGGGCCCGCGTCAGCCCCCGGCTGCCCGCCCCGCTGACGAGTGGCGCCAGCCTGGGCTTCGGGGATGTCCGCGTGCTGTTCCTGCTCCCCGAGTCCTTCGTGGACTGGGTGTTCACCCGCATGGTCCGGTCCTTTCCGGGCGCCCCGCCCGCCGGGAAGCTCAACCGCTGA